GGAGAAGGAGCCCAACCTGCGGCTGTTCCTCCTCGTCATCGGCGCGCTGCGGGCGCTGTCCGACCGCACCCACCCGGCGGGGCTGGTGCTCGACGCGTTCCTGCTGCGCGCCATGTCGGTGGCCGGGTGGGAGCCGGCGCTGGGCGACTGCGCCCGCTGCGGCGTCGAGGGCCCGCACCGGCACTTCTCCGTCCCGGCCGGCGGCTCGGTCTGCCCCGCCTGCCGTCCGACCGGCTCGGCGATGCCCAACCCGGTGACCATCGGGCACCTGGAGGCGCTGCTGTCCGGCGACTGGGACACCGCCGAGGCCAGCGAGAACCCCCAGCGGCGCGAGGGCAGCGGGCTGGTCGCCGCGCTGCTGCAGTGGCACCTCGAGCGCGGCCTGCGCTCGCTGCCCCTGGTCGACCGCTCCGACGTCGCCCCGCGCCGGGAGGCGGGCCTCGTGCACGATGCGTGAGGTGAAGGCCCCGAACCCGCACCCGTCGGGCGCGCGGCCACCGTCGATCCCCGCCGACAGGGTGCCGGGGCACGTCGCGATCGTGATGGACGGCAACGGCCGCTGGGCCAAGCAGCGGGGCCTGCCCCGGACGGCGGGCCACGAGGCGGGGGAGTCCTCGCTGTTCGACTGCGTCGAGGGCGCCATCGAGCTCGGCGTCCGGGCGATCAGCGCCTACGCCTTCTCCACCGAGAACTGGCGGCGCAGCCCCGACGAGGTCCGCTTCCTCATGGGCTTCAACCGCGACGTCATCCGCCGCCGCCGCGACGAGATGCACGAGCTCGGCGTCCGCGTCCGGTGGGCCGGGCGCCGTCCGCGGCTGTGGCGCAGCGTGGTCAAGGAGCTCGAGGTCGCCGAGGAGCTCACGAAGGACAACGACGTCCTCACGCTGACCATGTGCGTCAACTACGGCGGCCGCGCCGAGATCGCCGACGCCGCCGCCGCGATCGCCCGGGAGGCCGCGGCCGGCCGGCTCGACCCGGCCAAGGTCGACGAGCGCACCGTCGCCCGCTTCCTCGACGAGCCCGACATGCCCGACGTCGACTTGTTCGTCCGCAGCTCCGGCGAGAACCGGACCAGCAACTTCCTGCTCTGGCAGTCGGCCTACGCCGAGCTCGTCTTCCTCGACACGCTCTGGCCCGACTTCGACCGCCGGCACCTGTGGGCCGCGTGCGAGGAGTACGCCTCGCGGCAGCGCCGCTTCGGCAGCGCCTGAACGCCTCCGCGGAGGTCCCCGGACGCCGTCCGGTGGGCTCCTCTGGAGGTCCGCA
This region of Geodermatophilus bullaregiensis genomic DNA includes:
- a CDS encoding isoprenyl transferase; the encoded protein is MREVKAPNPHPSGARPPSIPADRVPGHVAIVMDGNGRWAKQRGLPRTAGHEAGESSLFDCVEGAIELGVRAISAYAFSTENWRRSPDEVRFLMGFNRDVIRRRRDEMHELGVRVRWAGRRPRLWRSVVKELEVAEELTKDNDVLTLTMCVNYGGRAEIADAAAAIAREAAAGRLDPAKVDERTVARFLDEPDMPDVDLFVRSSGENRTSNFLLWQSAYAELVFLDTLWPDFDRRHLWAACEEYASRQRRFGSA
- the recO gene encoding DNA repair protein RecO → MSTTPKSLYRDEGVVLRTQKLGEADRIITVLTRRHGKVRAVAKGVRRTKSKFGARLEPFSHVDLQLYTGRNLDIVSQAESLRSYGSVIAGDYPAYTAGTAVLETADRLMAEEEKEPNLRLFLLVIGALRALSDRTHPAGLVLDAFLLRAMSVAGWEPALGDCARCGVEGPHRHFSVPAGGSVCPACRPTGSAMPNPVTIGHLEALLSGDWDTAEASENPQRREGSGLVAALLQWHLERGLRSLPLVDRSDVAPRREAGLVHDA